One genomic window of Pseudomonas aeruginosa includes the following:
- a CDS encoding L-carnitine dehydrogenase, with the protein MSFVTEIKTFAALGSGVIGSGWIARALAHGLDVVAWDPAPGAEAALRARVANAWPALRKQGLAPGAAQERLRFVASIEECVGDADFIQESAPERLDLKLDLHARISAAARPDVLIGSSTSGLLPSEFYAEASHPERCLVGHPFNPVYLLPLVEVVGGERTAAEAVRAAMRVYESLGMRPLHVRKEVPGFIADRLLEALWREALHLVNDGVATTGEIDDAIRFGAGLRWSFMGTFLTYTLAGGNAGMRHFMAQFGPALQLPWTYLPAPELTEALIDRVVEGTAEQQGARSIAELERYRDDCLLAVLGAIRETKARHGFAFAE; encoded by the coding sequence ATGTCCTTCGTCACCGAGATCAAGACCTTCGCCGCCCTCGGTAGCGGCGTCATCGGCAGCGGCTGGATCGCCCGCGCCCTGGCCCACGGCCTCGACGTCGTCGCCTGGGATCCGGCGCCGGGCGCCGAAGCGGCGTTGCGCGCGCGCGTCGCCAATGCCTGGCCGGCCTTGCGGAAACAGGGCCTGGCGCCCGGCGCGGCGCAGGAGCGCCTGCGCTTCGTCGCGAGCATCGAGGAATGCGTGGGCGACGCCGATTTCATCCAGGAGAGCGCCCCCGAGCGGCTCGACCTGAAGCTCGACCTGCACGCCAGGATCAGCGCCGCGGCGCGGCCCGACGTGCTGATCGGTTCCTCCACCTCGGGCCTGCTGCCCAGCGAGTTCTACGCCGAGGCGAGCCACCCCGAGCGCTGCCTGGTCGGCCACCCGTTCAACCCGGTCTACCTGCTGCCGCTGGTGGAGGTGGTCGGCGGCGAACGCACCGCTGCCGAGGCCGTGCGGGCGGCGATGCGGGTCTACGAATCGCTGGGCATGCGTCCGCTGCACGTACGCAAGGAAGTGCCCGGCTTCATCGCCGACCGCTTGCTCGAGGCGCTCTGGCGCGAGGCGCTGCACCTGGTCAACGACGGCGTGGCCACGACCGGCGAGATCGACGATGCGATCCGCTTCGGCGCCGGCCTGCGCTGGTCGTTCATGGGCACCTTCCTGACCTACACCCTGGCCGGTGGCAACGCCGGCATGCGCCACTTCATGGCGCAGTTCGGCCCGGCGCTGCAATTGCCCTGGACCTACCTGCCGGCGCCGGAACTCACCGAGGCCCTGATCGACCGGGTGGTGGAGGGCACCGCCGAGCAGCAGGGCGCGCGCAGCATCGCCGAGCTCGAGCGCTACCGCGACGACTGCCTGCTGGCGGTGCTCGGGGCGATCAGGGAAACCAAGGCCCGGCACGGCTTCGCCTTCGCCGAGTGA
- the cdhR gene encoding HTH-type transcriptional regulator CdhR translates to MSQDFWFLLLPGFSVMGFVSAVEPLRVANRFHADLYRWHVLSADGGPVLASNGMSVNSDGALEPLKKGDLLFVVAGFEPLRAVTPALVQWLRKLDRNGVTLGGIDTGSVVLAEAGLLDGRRATLHWEAIDAFQESYPQLSVTQELFEIDGPRITSAGGTASIDLMLDLIAQAHGPQLAVQVSEQFVLGRIRPRQDHQRLQVATRYGVSNRKLVQVIGEMERHTEPPLTTLELAERIQVTRRQLERLFRVHLDDTPSNFYLGLRLDKARQLLRQTDLSVLQVSLACGFESPSYFSRSYRARFAASPSQDRAVLPLKAPAATPPGAPAGHRTPRAERG, encoded by the coding sequence ATGTCCCAGGACTTCTGGTTTCTCCTGCTGCCCGGCTTCTCGGTAATGGGCTTCGTTTCCGCCGTGGAGCCACTGCGAGTGGCCAACCGCTTCCACGCCGACCTCTACCGCTGGCACGTGCTCAGCGCCGACGGCGGTCCGGTGCTGGCCAGCAATGGCATGTCGGTGAACAGCGACGGCGCGCTGGAGCCGCTGAAGAAAGGCGACCTGCTGTTCGTGGTGGCCGGTTTCGAGCCGCTGCGGGCGGTCACCCCGGCCCTGGTGCAGTGGCTGCGCAAGCTCGATCGCAACGGCGTGACCCTCGGTGGCATCGATACCGGCAGCGTGGTGCTGGCCGAGGCCGGTCTGCTCGACGGGCGCCGCGCGACCCTGCACTGGGAAGCCATCGACGCCTTCCAGGAGTCCTACCCGCAACTGAGCGTGACCCAGGAGCTGTTCGAGATCGACGGTCCGCGCATCACCTCGGCCGGCGGCACCGCCTCCATCGACCTGATGCTCGACCTGATCGCCCAGGCCCACGGTCCGCAACTGGCGGTGCAGGTTTCCGAGCAGTTCGTGCTCGGCCGCATCCGCCCGCGCCAGGACCACCAGCGCCTGCAGGTGGCGACCCGCTATGGCGTGAGCAACCGCAAGCTGGTGCAGGTGATCGGCGAGATGGAGCGGCATACCGAGCCGCCACTGACCACCCTGGAGCTGGCCGAGCGCATCCAGGTCACCCGCCGCCAGCTGGAACGGCTGTTCCGCGTGCACCTGGACGACACGCCCTCGAACTTCTACCTCGGCCTGCGCCTGGACAAGGCCCGCCAGTTGCTGCGCCAGACCGACCTCAGCGTGCTACAGGTGAGCCTGGCCTGCGGCTTCGAGTCGCCGTCGTACTTCTCCCGCAGCTACCGCGCGCGCTTCGCCGCCAGTCCCAGCCAGGATCGCGCGGTGCTGCCGCTCAAGGCTCCCGCAGCCACGCCGCCAGGCGCGCCAGCAGGGCATCGCACGCCTCGAGCTGAGCGAGGCTGA
- a CDS encoding YeiH family protein, whose protein sequence is MHTLPVKTGTRPLAQVQKLIPGLLLSAALAGVAILLGRSQWLQHNGISALTLAIVLGIVVGNTLYPRIAAGSAAGVGFSKQILLRAGIILYGLRLTFQDIAGVGLHGVLLDALMLASTFGLACLLGTRLFGLDRTTTLLIGAGSSICGAAAVMATEPVVRGRAEQVAVAVSTVVVFGTLGIFLYPALFQLDQDWGLLPRDPGTWGVYIGATVHEVAQVVAAGRSIGIEAADTAVIAKMVRVMMLAPFLILLSAWLARDKAHRRQHSGATKITIPWFAVGFVLVAGLNSLVSLPPALVSHVNDLDTFLLAMAMAGLGLGTHLSAIRRAGLKPLLLAALLFAWLVLGGGLLTRLALA, encoded by the coding sequence ATGCACACCCTCCCCGTCAAGACCGGTACCAGACCCCTGGCCCAGGTCCAGAAACTCATCCCCGGCCTGCTGCTCAGCGCCGCCCTGGCCGGCGTGGCGATCCTCCTGGGTCGTTCGCAATGGTTGCAGCACAACGGCATCAGCGCGCTGACCCTGGCCATCGTGCTCGGCATCGTCGTCGGCAACACCCTGTACCCTCGGATAGCCGCCGGCAGCGCCGCCGGCGTCGGCTTCTCCAAGCAGATCCTGCTGCGCGCCGGGATCATCCTCTACGGCCTGCGCCTGACCTTCCAGGACATCGCCGGCGTCGGATTGCACGGCGTGCTGCTGGACGCCCTGATGCTCGCCAGCACCTTCGGCCTGGCGTGCCTGCTCGGCACCCGGCTGTTCGGCCTGGACCGCACCACCACCCTGCTGATCGGCGCCGGCAGTTCGATCTGCGGCGCCGCCGCGGTGATGGCCACCGAGCCGGTCGTGCGTGGCCGCGCCGAACAGGTCGCGGTGGCGGTTTCCACCGTGGTGGTGTTCGGCACCCTGGGCATCTTCCTCTATCCGGCGCTGTTCCAGCTCGACCAGGACTGGGGGCTGCTACCGCGCGACCCTGGCACCTGGGGCGTGTACATCGGTGCCACGGTGCACGAGGTGGCCCAGGTGGTCGCCGCGGGTCGCTCGATCGGCATCGAGGCAGCGGATACCGCAGTGATCGCCAAGATGGTCCGGGTAATGATGTTGGCGCCCTTCCTGATCCTGCTCTCGGCCTGGCTGGCACGCGACAAGGCGCACCGCCGGCAGCACAGCGGCGCGACCAAGATCACCATTCCCTGGTTCGCCGTCGGCTTCGTACTGGTCGCCGGGCTCAACTCGCTGGTCAGCCTGCCGCCGGCGCTGGTCAGCCACGTCAACGACCTCGACACCTTCCTCCTGGCCATGGCAATGGCCGGCCTCGGCCTCGGCACGCACCTCTCGGCGATCCGCCGCGCCGGCCTCAAGCCGCTGCTGCTGGCCGCCCTGCTATTCGCCTGGCTGGTGCTCGGCGGTGGATTACTCACCCGCCTGGCGCTCGCCTGA
- a CDS encoding DUF1028 domain-containing protein produces the protein MTFSIVGRCAETGQLGIAISSSSIAVGARCPWLRAGTGAVATQNITLPALGPQILDRLDQGLAPGEALDQALSSNGYGQYRQVTVIDQHGRTALFTGREALGVHHARAGEQCVAAGNLLAAPEVIEAMVDAFENAEGLLAERLLAAMRAALAAGGEAGPVHSAALSVVGDLLWPVVDLRVDWAEHDPIGQLERLWLAYKPQMQDYVTRALDPTRAPSYGVPGDE, from the coding sequence ATGACCTTTTCCATCGTCGGCCGCTGCGCCGAAACCGGCCAGCTGGGCATCGCCATCAGCTCGTCGAGCATCGCCGTCGGCGCCCGTTGTCCCTGGCTGCGCGCCGGCACCGGCGCGGTGGCTACGCAGAACATCACCCTGCCGGCGCTCGGCCCGCAGATCCTCGACCGCCTCGACCAGGGCCTGGCCCCTGGCGAAGCGCTGGACCAGGCGCTGAGCAGCAACGGCTATGGCCAGTATCGCCAGGTCACGGTGATCGACCAGCACGGCCGCACCGCGTTGTTCACCGGCCGCGAGGCGCTCGGCGTCCACCATGCGCGGGCCGGCGAACAATGCGTGGCGGCCGGCAACCTGCTGGCCGCGCCGGAAGTGATCGAGGCGATGGTGGATGCCTTCGAGAACGCCGAAGGCCTGCTCGCCGAGCGCCTGCTGGCGGCGATGCGTGCCGCGCTGGCCGCTGGTGGCGAAGCCGGGCCGGTGCATTCGGCGGCGCTGTCGGTGGTCGGCGACCTGCTCTGGCCGGTGGTCGACCTGCGCGTCGACTGGGCCGAGCACGACCCCATCGGCCAGCTCGAGCGACTGTGGCTCGCCTACAAGCCGCAGATGCAGGACTATGTGACCCGCGCCCTCGACCCGACCCGTGCGCCGAGCTACGGCGTGCCCGGCGACGAGTGA
- a CDS encoding acylcarnitine hydrolase, translated as MAAKYPLSPAMWRFVEHSRAFASDSPRLDAQRAAYARMCQAFAPPRPAGLRVLDSCLPAAPPVRVRRYRPDRPAPPGGWPALLYLHGGGWMLGGLDSHDFICADLAARLGLLVLAVDYRLAPEHPFPAALQDCLRAWQALSLGELDEALDGRRLLVAGDSAGGNLAAALCLALRDGGAPSPAAQILLYPLLSAAPSPSRIDCADAPLLGLGDVQACLDAYLPLAALHRQPLALPLEAADFTGLPPAFVAVAEFDPLRDDGERYGAALRAAGGEAGFYPGSGLVHGCLRGHGIDEVEALHEALRRAVQGFLAEDSGERQAGE; from the coding sequence ATGGCTGCGAAGTATCCGCTGTCTCCGGCGATGTGGCGCTTCGTCGAGCACAGCCGGGCGTTCGCCAGCGACAGTCCGCGCCTGGATGCGCAACGTGCGGCCTACGCGCGGATGTGCCAGGCGTTCGCGCCGCCGCGCCCGGCCGGTTTGCGGGTGCTCGACTCCTGCTTGCCGGCCGCGCCGCCGGTGCGCGTGCGCCGCTATCGCCCCGACCGCCCGGCACCGCCCGGTGGCTGGCCGGCGCTGCTCTACCTGCACGGTGGCGGCTGGATGCTCGGCGGCCTCGATTCACACGATTTCATCTGCGCCGACCTGGCGGCGCGCCTGGGCCTGCTGGTGCTGGCGGTGGATTACCGACTGGCGCCGGAGCATCCGTTCCCGGCGGCATTGCAGGATTGCCTGCGTGCCTGGCAGGCGCTGAGCCTGGGCGAGCTGGACGAAGCGCTGGATGGGCGACGCCTGCTGGTGGCCGGCGACAGCGCCGGCGGCAACCTGGCGGCGGCGCTGTGCCTGGCCCTGCGCGATGGCGGCGCGCCGTCGCCGGCCGCGCAGATATTGCTCTATCCCTTGCTGTCCGCTGCGCCATCGCCCTCGCGGATCGACTGCGCCGACGCGCCGTTGCTCGGCCTCGGCGATGTGCAGGCGTGCCTGGACGCCTACCTGCCGCTGGCGGCGCTGCACCGACAGCCACTGGCGCTACCCCTGGAGGCCGCTGATTTCACTGGCCTGCCGCCGGCCTTCGTGGCGGTTGCCGAATTCGATCCGCTGCGCGACGACGGCGAGCGCTATGGCGCAGCGCTACGCGCGGCGGGTGGCGAGGCAGGGTTCTATCCGGGAAGCGGGCTGGTCCATGGCTGCCTGCGCGGCCACGGCATCGATGAGGTGGAAGCCCTGCACGAGGCCTTGCGGCGGGCCGTGCAGGGCTTCCTGGCGGAGGACTCAGGCGAGCGCCAGGCGGGTGAGTAA
- a CDS encoding 3-keto-5-aminohexanoate cleavage protein encodes MNHEVIVTCAVTGAGDTVGRHPAIPVTPKQIAEAAIEAARAGATVAHCHVRDPATGKPSRDVALYREVVERIRESDTDVIINLTAGMGGDLEIGKGEQPLEFGAGTDLVGPLERLRHVEELLPEICTLDCGTLNFGDGDYIYVSTPAQLRAGARRITELGVKAELEIFDTGHLWFAKQMLKEGLLEDPLFQICLGIPWGAPADTTTMKAMADNLPPGATWAGFGIGRTQMPMVAQAMLLGGNVRVGLEDNIWLDKGVPASNGSLVERAIEIIERLGGRALSPAEGRRRMNLKPR; translated from the coding sequence GTGAACCATGAAGTCATCGTCACCTGCGCGGTGACCGGCGCCGGCGATACCGTCGGCCGGCATCCGGCGATCCCGGTCACTCCGAAACAGATTGCCGAGGCCGCCATCGAGGCGGCCAGGGCCGGCGCCACCGTCGCCCACTGCCATGTCCGCGACCCCGCCACCGGCAAGCCCAGCCGCGACGTGGCGCTGTACCGTGAAGTGGTCGAGCGTATCCGCGAAAGCGACACCGACGTGATCATCAACCTCACCGCCGGCATGGGCGGCGACCTGGAGATCGGCAAGGGCGAGCAGCCCCTGGAGTTCGGTGCCGGCACCGACCTGGTCGGCCCGCTGGAGCGGCTCAGGCATGTCGAGGAGCTGCTGCCGGAAATCTGCACCCTGGACTGCGGCACCCTCAATTTCGGCGACGGCGACTACATCTACGTCTCCACCCCTGCGCAACTGCGCGCCGGCGCCCGGCGCATCACCGAGCTGGGGGTCAAGGCCGAGCTGGAAATCTTCGATACCGGCCACCTCTGGTTCGCCAAGCAGATGCTCAAGGAAGGGCTGCTGGAGGATCCGCTGTTCCAGATCTGCCTGGGCATTCCCTGGGGCGCGCCGGCCGATACCACGACCATGAAGGCGATGGCCGACAACCTGCCGCCGGGGGCGACCTGGGCCGGCTTCGGCATCGGCCGCACGCAGATGCCGATGGTCGCCCAGGCCATGTTGCTGGGCGGCAACGTGCGGGTCGGCCTGGAGGACAACATCTGGCTGGACAAGGGCGTGCCGGCGAGCAACGGCAGCCTGGTGGAGCGCGCCATCGAGATCATCGAGCGCCTCGGCGGGCGCGCCCTGAGCCCGGCGGAAGGGCGCCGCAGGATGAACCTGAAGCCGCGCTGA
- a CDS encoding RidA family protein — protein MPTHTRIRMFNTKDTYPNQSLDNDLCQAVRAGNTVYVRGQVGTDFDGNLVGLGDPRAQAEQAMKNVKQLLEEAGSDLSHIVKTTTYLIDPRYREPVYREVGKWLKGVFPISTGLVVSALGQPQWLMEIDVIAVIPGDWQQ, from the coding sequence ATGCCTACCCATACCCGCATTCGCATGTTCAACACCAAGGACACCTACCCCAACCAGTCCCTGGACAACGATCTCTGCCAGGCCGTGCGCGCCGGCAACACGGTGTACGTGCGCGGCCAGGTCGGCACCGACTTCGACGGCAACCTGGTCGGCCTCGGCGACCCGCGCGCCCAGGCCGAGCAGGCGATGAAGAACGTCAAGCAACTGCTTGAGGAAGCCGGCAGCGACCTCTCGCACATCGTCAAGACCACCACCTACCTGATCGATCCGCGCTACCGCGAGCCGGTCTATCGCGAAGTCGGCAAGTGGCTCAAAGGGGTGTTCCCGATCTCCACCGGACTGGTGGTCTCGGCCCTCGGCCAGCCGCAGTGGCTGATGGAGATCGACGTGATCGCGGTGATTCCCGGCGACTGGCAGCAATGA
- a CDS encoding LysR family transcriptional regulator encodes MALSFRQLQIFCAVARCGSTTAAAESISLSQSATSAALNELESQLSTRLFDRVGKRLQLNEVGRRFLPQALRLLDGVAQLEQQFAVSAAPQASLTVAASSTIGNYVLPRLLASFEREQPGVRVNASIGNTGSAVQDVVTFAADIGLIEGPCHEPGLRVEPWLEDSLIVVAAPGHPLASRTQVSREALRRARWLLREPGSGTREEVSHALLGHLHYLEDSLDLGSSEAIKHSVAAGLGISCLSRWVVEEQLASGALVELRSSLPPLRRRFYMLRQRDKFLSPGFERFWEHCRAGLGAG; translated from the coding sequence ATGGCCCTCAGTTTCCGTCAGCTCCAGATCTTCTGTGCGGTGGCTCGCTGCGGCAGTACCACGGCGGCGGCGGAATCCATCTCGCTGTCGCAGTCGGCCACCAGCGCCGCGCTCAACGAGCTGGAATCGCAGCTTTCCACGCGCCTGTTCGACCGGGTCGGCAAGCGCCTGCAACTGAACGAGGTCGGCCGCCGCTTTCTGCCCCAGGCATTGCGCCTGCTCGACGGGGTGGCGCAACTGGAGCAGCAGTTCGCGGTTTCCGCCGCGCCCCAGGCGAGCCTGACGGTGGCGGCCAGCAGCACCATCGGCAACTACGTGCTGCCGCGCCTGCTGGCCTCCTTCGAGCGGGAGCAGCCGGGCGTGAGGGTCAACGCCAGCATCGGCAACACCGGTTCGGCGGTGCAGGACGTGGTGACCTTCGCGGCGGACATCGGCCTCATCGAAGGCCCCTGCCACGAGCCGGGCCTGCGGGTGGAGCCCTGGCTCGAGGACAGCCTGATCGTGGTGGCGGCGCCCGGCCACCCGCTGGCCTCGCGCACCCAGGTCTCCCGCGAGGCCCTGCGCCGCGCGCGCTGGCTGCTGCGCGAGCCCGGCTCGGGCACGCGCGAGGAGGTCAGCCACGCCCTGCTGGGCCACCTGCATTACCTGGAAGACAGCCTGGACCTGGGCAGCTCCGAGGCGATCAAGCACAGCGTCGCCGCCGGGCTGGGCATCAGTTGCCTGTCGCGCTGGGTGGTCGAGGAACAGTTGGCCTCCGGCGCGCTGGTCGAACTGCGCAGCAGCCTGCCGCCGTTGCGCCGGCGCTTCTACATGCTGCGCCAGCGCGACAAGTTCCTCTCGCCGGGCTTCGAGCGTTTCTGGGAACACTGTCGGGCGGGACTCGGCGCCGGCTAG
- the argE gene encoding acetylornithine deacetylase, with translation MPGSRDILADLVAFDTVSRESNLALIDYVRDYLAGFGVDSELFFDADGRKANLYATIGPSDRGGVCLSGHTDVVPADGQAWSVPPFRLSERDGRLYGRGTADMKGYLACVLAAVPAFLAAPLRLPVHLAFSYDEEVGCLGVRSLLAALERRPHKPLLCIIGEPTELKPVLGHKGKLAMRCEVHGAACHSAYAPQGVNAIEYAARLIGRLGEIGARLAVPERHDRRFDPPYSTVQTGLIQGGRALNIVPAECRFDFEVRALPADDPRQVAEELRDYAESELLPRMRAVERSTDIRFTPLSAYPGLLTADDSQAAELIGLLSGSTDFSTVAFGTEGGLFHQAGIPAVICGPGSMDQGHKPDEFVSLAQLEACDALLARLAAWLREP, from the coding sequence ATGCCCGGCAGCCGCGACATCCTCGCCGACCTGGTGGCCTTCGACACCGTCAGCCGCGAGTCCAACCTGGCGCTGATCGACTACGTCCGCGACTACCTGGCGGGTTTCGGCGTCGACAGCGAACTGTTCTTCGACGCCGACGGCCGCAAGGCCAATCTCTATGCCACCATCGGCCCCAGCGACCGTGGCGGCGTCTGCCTTTCCGGGCATACCGACGTGGTGCCGGCGGACGGCCAGGCCTGGAGCGTGCCGCCGTTCCGGCTCAGCGAGCGCGATGGCCGCCTCTACGGGCGTGGCACGGCGGACATGAAGGGCTACCTGGCCTGCGTGCTGGCGGCCGTCCCGGCGTTCCTCGCCGCGCCGTTGCGCCTGCCGGTGCACCTGGCGTTCTCCTACGACGAGGAAGTCGGCTGCCTGGGCGTCCGTTCGCTGCTCGCGGCGCTGGAGCGGCGTCCGCACAAGCCGTTGCTGTGCATCATCGGCGAGCCCACCGAGCTGAAGCCGGTGCTCGGCCACAAGGGCAAGCTGGCCATGCGCTGCGAGGTGCACGGCGCGGCCTGCCATTCGGCCTACGCGCCGCAGGGGGTGAATGCCATCGAATACGCCGCGCGGCTGATCGGCCGCCTCGGCGAGATCGGCGCGCGCCTGGCGGTGCCGGAGCGCCACGACCGGCGTTTCGACCCGCCCTACTCGACGGTGCAGACCGGACTGATCCAGGGCGGCCGGGCGCTGAACATCGTGCCCGCCGAGTGCCGCTTCGACTTCGAGGTCCGCGCGCTGCCGGCGGACGACCCGCGGCAGGTCGCCGAGGAACTCCGCGACTATGCCGAAAGCGAACTGCTGCCGCGGATGCGCGCGGTGGAGCGAAGTACCGATATCCGCTTCACGCCGCTATCGGCCTATCCCGGCCTGCTCACCGCAGACGACAGCCAGGCGGCGGAGCTGATCGGCCTGCTCAGCGGTTCGACGGATTTCTCCACCGTGGCCTTCGGCACCGAGGGCGGGCTGTTCCACCAGGCCGGTATCCCGGCGGTGATCTGCGGTCCCGGCAGCATGGACCAGGGCCACAAGCCGGACGAGTTCGTCAGCCTCGCTCAGCTCGAGGCGTGCGATGCCCTGCTGGCGCGCCTGGCGGCGTGGCTGCGGGAGCCTTGA
- a CDS encoding thioesterase family protein: MSQVLTTYETPVLPEWVDYNGHLRDAFYLLVFSYATDALMAHIGLDSQNRDASGHSLFTLECHLNFLHEVKEGARVEVRTQLLGHDRKRLHIHHALYLPGSGQALALSEQMLLHVSLDGPRSVPFEGEVLARVEALAEAHRALPVPEGVGRVIGLPPVR; encoded by the coding sequence ATGAGCCAAGTCCTGACGACCTACGAGACGCCGGTCCTGCCCGAGTGGGTGGACTACAACGGCCACTTGCGCGATGCGTTCTACCTGCTGGTGTTCAGCTACGCCACCGATGCGCTGATGGCGCATATCGGCCTGGACAGCCAGAACCGCGACGCCAGCGGACACTCGCTGTTCACCCTGGAATGCCACCTGAACTTCCTCCATGAGGTGAAGGAGGGCGCCAGGGTCGAGGTGCGTACGCAACTGCTCGGTCACGATCGCAAGCGCCTGCATATCCACCATGCCCTGTACCTGCCTGGCAGCGGGCAGGCGCTGGCGCTGAGCGAGCAGATGCTGCTCCACGTCAGCCTCGACGGCCCGCGCTCGGTACCGTTCGAAGGCGAGGTGCTGGCGCGGGTCGAGGCGCTCGCCGAGGCACATCGCGCGCTCCCCGTGCCGGAAGGTGTCGGTCGGGTGATCGGCCTGCCGCCGGTGCGCTGA
- a CDS encoding choline ABC transporter substrate-binding protein, translated as MKTTIRQLGCALLILASGAALAAEPEQCRTVRLGTVNWTDVVASSAVAEALLDGLGYQVKQTSASQQIVLAGLADKQLDLFLGYWQPTMQPVARPYLDKGRIEVIEPPTLADAQSTYAVPSYVAEGGLKTFADIARFKDKLGGRIYAIEPGSGSNRITRKMIDDNRFGLKGFQLVESSEAGMLTAVKRAIKRKQWVVFFGWKPHPMNLQIDMTYLTGSEDVFGPDEGAATVSTMTAAGYQAQCGNVARLLHNLRFSSAQVSQVMAPILDRTQPLDAARQWLKANPEPLKAWLDGVSTFDGKDGLAALQASLK; from the coding sequence ATGAAGACGACGATTCGCCAGCTGGGCTGCGCCCTGCTGATCCTGGCCAGTGGCGCCGCCCTGGCCGCCGAACCCGAGCAGTGCCGCACGGTGCGCCTGGGCACGGTGAACTGGACCGACGTGGTCGCCAGCAGCGCCGTGGCCGAAGCCTTGCTCGACGGCCTGGGCTACCAGGTGAAGCAGACCAGCGCCTCGCAACAGATCGTCCTGGCCGGCCTGGCCGACAAGCAGCTGGACCTGTTCCTCGGCTACTGGCAACCGACCATGCAGCCGGTCGCCAGGCCTTATCTGGACAAAGGCCGGATCGAAGTGATCGAGCCGCCGACCCTGGCCGACGCGCAGTCCACCTATGCGGTGCCGAGCTACGTCGCCGAGGGCGGGCTGAAGACCTTCGCCGACATCGCCCGCTTCAAGGACAAGCTTGGCGGCCGCATCTACGCTATCGAGCCGGGCAGCGGCTCGAACCGCATCACCCGGAAGATGATCGACGACAACCGTTTCGGCCTGAAGGGCTTCCAGCTGGTGGAGTCCAGCGAGGCCGGGATGCTCACGGCGGTGAAGCGGGCGATCAAGCGCAAGCAGTGGGTGGTGTTCTTCGGCTGGAAGCCGCATCCGATGAACCTGCAGATCGACATGACCTACCTCACCGGCAGCGAGGATGTGTTCGGTCCCGACGAAGGCGCGGCCACCGTCTCCACCATGACCGCCGCCGGCTACCAGGCGCAGTGCGGCAATGTCGCCCGGCTGCTGCACAACCTGCGCTTCAGCAGCGCCCAGGTCAGCCAGGTGATGGCGCCGATCCTCGATCGCACCCAGCCCCTCGACGCCGCGCGGCAGTGGCTGAAGGCCAACCCCGAGCCGCTGAAGGCCTGGCTGGATGGCGTGAGCACCTTCGACGGCAAGGACGGCCTGGCCGCGCTCCAGGCCTCGCTGAAGTAA